Proteins encoded within one genomic window of Tabrizicola piscis:
- a CDS encoding D-alanyl-D-alanine carboxypeptidase family protein: MRLIRHIATCLALALGALPAHAFETQATAAWVYDVTTGTVLMDKNADQPVPPASMSKLMTINMLFEALRDGRVTMETEFAVSARAKAMGGSTMFLQETDRPTVRDLIHGMIVNSGNDACVVVAEGLAGTEEAFSAQMTERGRALGMTASVFANASGWPDPTHRMSMRDLGILAQHLIEDFPEYYPIFAETEFNYKDRAPDNRFNRNPLLDLGVGADGLKTGHTQEAGYGLVGSAKQGDRRVIFAITGLPSEQARAEESERIVAWAFRQFSEKTVAKTGTRLAEAEVHLGDVDIVGLVPAGDVRLLVPALVQDSVTAEVVYNGPLTAPVAMGTPVAELIVHVPDLPDRRFPLVAEADIGKAGFLRRLTVAAQSLYGQYIGSPAS; encoded by the coding sequence ATGCGACTGATCCGACATATTGCCACCTGCCTTGCGCTAGCGCTGGGGGCCCTGCCCGCCCATGCGTTCGAAACGCAGGCCACCGCCGCCTGGGTTTACGACGTCACGACCGGGACAGTCCTAATGGACAAGAACGCCGACCAGCCGGTTCCCCCGGCATCGATGTCAAAGCTGATGACCATCAACATGCTGTTCGAAGCCCTGCGTGACGGTCGCGTCACCATGGAGACAGAGTTTGCCGTCTCCGCGCGCGCCAAGGCGATGGGCGGATCCACCATGTTCCTTCAGGAAACCGATCGGCCCACCGTCCGAGACCTGATTCATGGCATGATCGTGAACTCGGGCAACGATGCCTGCGTTGTCGTCGCCGAAGGCCTTGCTGGCACGGAAGAGGCTTTTTCGGCCCAGATGACCGAACGCGGCCGCGCCCTTGGCATGACCGCTTCTGTCTTTGCCAATGCCTCTGGCTGGCCCGATCCGACCCACCGCATGTCGATGCGCGACCTTGGCATTCTGGCCCAGCATCTGATCGAGGATTTCCCTGAATACTACCCGATCTTCGCTGAGACCGAGTTCAATTACAAAGACCGAGCACCCGACAACCGGTTCAATCGCAACCCGCTTCTGGATCTGGGTGTGGGCGCGGATGGTCTGAAGACCGGCCACACGCAAGAGGCAGGCTATGGCCTTGTCGGCAGCGCTAAGCAGGGCGACCGCAGGGTCATCTTCGCGATCACCGGCCTGCCAAGCGAACAGGCCCGTGCCGAGGAATCCGAACGCATCGTTGCTTGGGCCTTCCGGCAGTTCTCGGAGAAGACCGTTGCCAAGACCGGCACCAGACTGGCCGAGGCTGAGGTGCATCTTGGAGATGTTGATATCGTCGGTCTGGTGCCGGCAGGAGATGTCCGTCTGTTGGTCCCCGCCCTGGTGCAGGACAGCGTGACGGCCGAGGTAGTCTACAACGGCCCCCTCACCGCACCTGTGGCCATGGGCACGCCGGTGGCCGAGCTGATCGTGCATGTCCCGGACCTGCCCGACCGCCGCTTCCCCCTTGTGGCCGAGGCTGACATTGGCAAGGCCGGATTCCTGCGTCGGCTCACCGTCGCAGCTCAGTCGCTTTATGGGCAGTACATCGGGTCGCCGGCCAGCTGA
- the tmk gene encoding dTMP kinase — MAGLFLSFEGIDGSGKSTQARLLAEAVRARGHAVTLTREPGGSPGAEEIRRLVLEGATDRWSAETEILLFTAARRDHLEKTIRPALDRGEIVISDRFADSTRIFQGITRGDLTATVDRLHALMIGLEPDLTLLFDLDPAKGLARATARAGKELRFEDMGLAFQQKARDGFLALAAQHARFRVIDADADQAVVADRVWHTVLPHLG; from the coding sequence ATGGCCGGGCTTTTCCTCAGCTTCGAAGGAATTGACGGGTCCGGCAAGTCCACCCAGGCCCGCCTGTTGGCCGAAGCGGTGCGGGCCCGGGGCCACGCTGTCACCCTGACCCGCGAACCCGGCGGCAGCCCGGGCGCCGAAGAGATCCGCCGTCTGGTGCTGGAAGGCGCCACCGACCGCTGGTCCGCCGAAACCGAGATCCTGTTGTTTACCGCGGCCCGGCGCGACCACCTGGAAAAAACCATCCGCCCGGCGCTGGACCGGGGTGAAATCGTGATCAGCGACCGCTTCGCCGATTCCACCCGCATATTTCAGGGCATAACGCGGGGCGACCTGACCGCCACGGTTGATCGCCTGCACGCGCTGATGATCGGGCTGGAACCGGACCTGACGCTTCTATTCGACCTCGACCCTGCCAAAGGCCTTGCCCGCGCCACCGCCCGCGCCGGAAAGGAGCTGCGGTTCGAAGACATGGGCCTCGCCTTCCAGCAAAAGGCCCGCGATGGGTTTCTTGCCCTCGCCGCCCAACATGCCCGATTCCGCGTGATCGACGCGGATGCCGATCAGGCTGTCGTGGCTGACCGCGTGTGGCATACGGTCTTGCCTCACCTCGGCTGA
- a CDS encoding DNA polymerase III subunit delta', with the protein MADAKSDPLPEPDRLEGAPHPRETQALFGHSAQEAEFLAAFTTGRLHHAWMLTGPKGTGKATLAWRLARFLLATPDDDGGMFAPPPPDTLDIPPSHPVARRLLQLAEPRNFLLRRGPNDKETALSQVISVDEVRKMKSFFALSAADGGRRTAIIDSLDEMNTASANALLKLLEEPPANVTLFLVAHQPARLLPTIRSRCRELRLTPLGPQDLADALTQAGGEVAPEDRAALAELSAGSVGEAFRMTNLDGLKLYAAIIRLFATLPRMDRPQAIALAEIAGARGAAETFDLMVTLIDLCLSRLARHGASGRPVPEAAPGEAALLARLAPNPTAARAWADLAQTLSSRARRGKAVNLDPAALLMDMLLKVDETAGSLAQR; encoded by the coding sequence ATGGCTGATGCAAAGTCCGATCCACTTCCCGAACCTGACCGCCTGGAAGGCGCGCCGCATCCGCGCGAAACCCAGGCGCTGTTCGGCCACAGCGCGCAGGAGGCGGAGTTTCTGGCAGCCTTCACCACTGGAAGGCTGCACCACGCCTGGATGCTGACCGGCCCCAAAGGCACCGGCAAGGCTACCCTTGCATGGCGCTTGGCGCGCTTTCTGCTGGCCACGCCGGACGATGACGGGGGCATGTTCGCCCCCCCCCCGCCCGATACGCTGGATATCCCGCCAAGCCACCCCGTCGCCCGTCGCTTGCTGCAATTGGCCGAACCGCGGAACTTCCTGCTGCGCCGGGGACCGAATGACAAGGAAACCGCCCTCAGCCAGGTCATCTCGGTTGATGAGGTGCGCAAGATGAAATCCTTCTTCGCCCTCTCTGCCGCCGATGGTGGCCGCCGAACCGCAATCATCGACAGTCTGGACGAGATGAACACCGCCTCGGCCAATGCGCTGTTGAAGCTGCTGGAAGAACCGCCCGCCAACGTCACGCTCTTCCTTGTCGCGCATCAGCCCGCGCGTCTGCTGCCCACGATCCGGTCACGCTGCCGCGAACTTCGTCTGACCCCGCTTGGCCCGCAGGACCTCGCGGATGCCCTGACGCAGGCCGGGGGTGAAGTGGCCCCGGAAGACCGCGCCGCGCTGGCCGAACTCTCGGCCGGATCGGTGGGGGAGGCGTTCCGAATGACCAACCTAGACGGGCTGAAACTCTACGCTGCCATTATCCGGCTCTTTGCCACCCTGCCCCGCATGGACCGCCCCCAAGCCATCGCCCTGGCCGAGATTGCCGGCGCGCGCGGGGCGGCCGAGACCTTCGACCTGATGGTCACCCTGATCGACCTTTGCCTGTCCCGCCTTGCCCGCCATGGTGCCAGCGGCCGACCGGTGCCCGAAGCCGCCCCGGGTGAGGCCGCGCTGCTGGCCCGCCTGGCGCCAAACCCCACCGCCGCCCGCGCTTGGGCCGATCTGGCCCAGACACTTTCGTCGCGCGCAAGGCGCGGCAAGGCGGTCAACCTTGACCCT